One region of Streptomyces davaonensis JCM 4913 genomic DNA includes:
- a CDS encoding Gfo/Idh/MocA family protein, which produces MSLSPATPVRRRVAVVGTGAIVSGSHLTALTALAGRTELVAAVDVDQGRLDAFRDLAGGTVTGYTSMGAMLDAERPDLVLIGTPPALHREQTVAALRTGAWVLCEKPLTLSLAEYDEIAAAEAESGAYASVVFQHRYGSGAAHARELIAGGELGAPRVAHCQTTWHRDAAYYAVPWRGRWASEGGGPTMGHGIHQYDLLLHLLGEWEEIRAMAARLVHDTESEDVSTALVRFKSGALATVVNSVLSPHEVSRIRVDCADATVELTHLYGHRNEDWVYTPAPHVAADRAAAWRTPAADVPSSHTAQLGGLLDAYDAGVRPPGSGPEARATLEFAAALYKSAFTGLPVRSGEIVPGDPFYAAMHGDHPVWAPKERA; this is translated from the coding sequence ATGTCCTTGTCCCCCGCGACCCCCGTGCGCCGCCGCGTCGCCGTCGTCGGCACCGGCGCCATCGTCAGCGGCAGCCACCTGACCGCCCTCACGGCCCTCGCCGGCCGGACGGAACTGGTCGCCGCCGTGGACGTGGACCAGGGCAGGCTCGACGCCTTCCGGGACCTCGCGGGCGGGACCGTCACCGGCTACACCTCGATGGGCGCCATGCTGGACGCCGAACGCCCCGACCTGGTGCTCATCGGCACCCCGCCCGCCCTGCACCGGGAGCAGACGGTCGCCGCGCTCAGGACCGGCGCCTGGGTGCTGTGCGAGAAGCCGCTCACCCTCTCCCTCGCCGAGTACGACGAGATCGCCGCGGCCGAGGCCGAGTCCGGCGCCTACGCCTCCGTGGTCTTCCAGCACCGCTACGGCTCCGGCGCGGCGCACGCCCGCGAGCTGATCGCCGGCGGCGAGCTGGGTGCCCCGCGGGTCGCCCACTGCCAGACCACCTGGCACCGGGACGCGGCCTACTACGCGGTGCCCTGGCGGGGCCGCTGGGCCAGCGAGGGCGGCGGCCCGACCATGGGCCACGGCATCCACCAGTACGACCTGCTGCTGCATCTGCTCGGCGAGTGGGAGGAGATCCGCGCCATGGCCGCGCGCCTGGTCCACGACACCGAGAGCGAGGACGTCTCCACCGCCCTGGTCCGCTTCAAGAGCGGTGCCCTGGCCACGGTCGTCAACAGCGTGCTCTCCCCGCACGAGGTCAGCCGCATCCGCGTCGACTGCGCCGACGCCACGGTCGAGCTGACCCATCTGTACGGGCACCGCAACGAGGACTGGGTCTACACCCCGGCACCCCATGTCGCCGCCGACCGCGCCGCCGCCTGGCGCACCCCGGCCGCCGACGTGCCCAGCTCCCACACGGCCCAGCTCGGCGGCCTGCTCGACGCGTACGACGCGGGCGTACGGCCGCCGGGGAGCGGCCCCGAGGCGCGGGCCACGCTGGAATTCGCCGCCGCCCTGTACAAGTCGGCGTTCACCGGCCTGCCGGTCCGCTCCGGCGAGATCGTCCCGGGTGATCCTTTCTACGCGGCGATGCACGGCGATCACCCCGTCTGGGCCCCGAAGGAGCGCGCATGA
- a CDS encoding DUF6807 domain-containing protein encodes MSIRVSHAYGEHIAVAAANGTEILRYVYRPDPDAFESRKPYAHPLRTLAGNTVTGYRPSDHRWHKGLQMTASHLSGQNFWGGNSYVHGEGYRRLPERVGSMRHDGFSEFALTDDRFAFTEELTWVEHGGAEWARETRGLTVHSVDEESDSWALDWSIRLTNVRDEALRFGSPTTAGREMAGYTGLQWRGPRDFTGGTAFAPGTDAEKLMGSQGPWLAFTAEHDDVDARSTVVFAHAPENLDALHESHWFVRSEPFPTVAFSWAFFEEFELAPGESFGYRYRVVIADGAWDAERVATHLDGLPW; translated from the coding sequence ATGAGCATCCGAGTCAGCCACGCGTACGGCGAGCACATCGCGGTCGCGGCGGCGAACGGCACGGAGATCCTCCGCTACGTGTACCGCCCCGACCCCGACGCCTTCGAGTCCCGCAAGCCCTACGCCCACCCGCTGCGCACTCTCGCCGGCAACACGGTCACCGGATACCGGCCGAGCGACCACCGCTGGCACAAGGGCCTCCAGATGACCGCGAGCCATCTGTCCGGGCAGAACTTCTGGGGCGGCAACAGCTACGTCCACGGCGAGGGCTATCGGCGCCTGCCCGAGCGGGTCGGCTCGATGCGGCACGACGGCTTCTCCGAATTCGCCCTGACCGACGACCGGTTCGCCTTCACCGAGGAACTGACCTGGGTGGAGCACGGCGGCGCCGAATGGGCCCGCGAGACGCGCGGCCTCACCGTCCACTCCGTCGACGAGGAGTCCGATTCCTGGGCCCTGGACTGGTCGATCCGGCTCACCAACGTACGCGATGAAGCACTGAGGTTCGGGTCGCCGACGACCGCCGGACGCGAGATGGCCGGCTACACCGGACTCCAGTGGCGCGGACCGCGGGACTTCACCGGCGGCACGGCCTTCGCCCCCGGCACCGACGCCGAGAAGCTGATGGGCTCGCAGGGCCCCTGGCTGGCCTTCACCGCCGAGCACGACGACGTCGACGCGCGCTCCACGGTCGTCTTCGCGCACGCGCCGGAGAACCTGGATGCCCTTCACGAGTCGCACTGGTTCGTGCGCTCCGAGCCGTTCCCCACGGTCGCGTTCTCCTGGGCGTTCTTCGAGGAGTTCGAGCTGGCGCCGGGGGAGTCCTTCGGCTACCGCTACCGGGTGGTGATCGCCGACGGGGCCTGGGACGCCGAGCGCGTGGCCACGCACCTGGACGGCCTGCCGTGGTGA
- a CDS encoding cupin domain-containing protein: MVRPHPLPGAVGLSHLSAYDWEAADGVCGGSPHLHLVCTEAYVVTGGRGAVQTLSPDGYRDIPLEPGSVAWFTPGTVHRMVQGGELRITVLMQNSGLPEAGDAVFTFPPEVLTDPERYTAAATLPPGTGEDVAAAAWRRRDLAVEGYLVLREALVAGDTGPYREFQRSAARLVREKVPAWRELWRAGALATAERTGEQLDALAAGEPAYLGEATAHAAVPTRLGGYGMCGRRDEYGLPGTTPPYAEE, translated from the coding sequence GTGGTGAGGCCCCACCCGTTGCCGGGCGCCGTCGGACTGTCCCACCTCAGCGCCTACGACTGGGAGGCCGCCGACGGCGTCTGCGGCGGCAGCCCGCATCTGCACCTGGTGTGCACCGAGGCGTACGTCGTCACCGGCGGCCGGGGCGCCGTGCAGACCCTGAGCCCCGACGGCTACCGGGACATCCCGCTGGAGCCCGGCTCGGTCGCCTGGTTCACCCCCGGCACCGTGCACCGCATGGTCCAGGGCGGCGAGCTGCGCATCACCGTGCTGATGCAGAACAGCGGGCTGCCCGAGGCCGGGGACGCGGTCTTCACCTTTCCGCCCGAGGTGCTCACCGACCCCGAGAGGTACACGGCGGCGGCCACGCTCCCGCCCGGCACGGGAGAAGACGTGGCCGCGGCCGCCTGGCGCCGCAGGGACCTCGCCGTCGAGGGCTACCTAGTCCTGCGCGAGGCCCTCGTCGCGGGCGACACCGGCCCGTACCGGGAGTTCCAGCGGTCAGCCGCCCGCCTGGTCCGCGAGAAGGTGCCGGCCTGGCGCGAGCTGTGGCGGGCGGGAGCCCTGGCCACCGCGGAACGCACCGGCGAGCAACTGGACGCGCTGGCCGCCGGTGAACCGGCGTACTTGGGCGAGGCGACCGCTCACGCGGCTGTGCCGACCCGGCTCGGCGGGTACGGGATGTGCGGCAGGCGGGACGAGTACGGGTTGCCGGGGACGACTCCGCCGTACGCCGAGGAGTGA
- a CDS encoding glycerophosphodiester phosphodiesterase family protein, giving the protein MSARHVLAGLALMPVFTVPAVASEPGAQHRQSFDLQAHRGGLGMTTESSLEGFAKALRLGVSTLELDTQITKDEKVVVTHDRQVSATKCRDTAPLVPGDPMYPYVGKYIKDLTLAQIRTMNCGYQQLPGHPDQEQIDGLRMVELKDVLNLVKRYKARQVTLNVETKVEAGAPEQTAPRELFVRRVYEEIHRSGIERQVTVQSFDWGALKAMHKLAPRWPLVALTNYDFLQVGKDGASPWLGGIDADDYDGDFVKAADTLPGVTTLSPNYGFPQSGKVGDPGFRFYADAAMVEAAHERGLKVVPWTCDDPATVEALMDAGVDGIITNYPDRVRQIMADRGMRLPKAYEPR; this is encoded by the coding sequence ATGTCCGCAAGACATGTCCTCGCCGGCCTGGCGCTGATGCCGGTGTTCACCGTCCCCGCAGTGGCTTCCGAACCGGGCGCTCAGCACCGGCAGTCCTTCGACCTCCAAGCCCATCGCGGCGGTCTCGGCATGACGACCGAGTCGTCGCTGGAGGGCTTCGCCAAGGCCCTGCGCCTCGGCGTGTCCACCCTGGAGCTGGACACCCAGATCACCAAGGACGAGAAGGTCGTCGTCACCCACGACCGGCAGGTCAGCGCCACCAAGTGCCGGGACACCGCGCCCCTGGTGCCGGGCGACCCGATGTACCCGTACGTCGGCAAGTACATCAAGGATCTGACGCTGGCCCAGATCAGGACCATGAACTGCGGCTACCAGCAACTGCCCGGCCATCCCGACCAGGAGCAGATCGACGGGCTGCGGATGGTCGAGCTGAAGGACGTCCTGAACCTGGTCAAGCGGTACAAGGCGCGGCAGGTCACCCTCAACGTCGAGACGAAGGTGGAGGCGGGCGCCCCCGAACAGACCGCGCCCCGCGAGCTGTTCGTGCGCCGGGTCTACGAGGAGATCCACCGGTCCGGTATCGAGCGGCAGGTCACCGTCCAGTCCTTCGACTGGGGCGCGCTGAAGGCGATGCACAAGCTCGCGCCCAGGTGGCCGTTGGTGGCGCTCACCAACTACGACTTCCTCCAGGTCGGCAAGGACGGCGCCTCCCCCTGGCTGGGCGGTATCGACGCCGACGACTACGACGGCGACTTCGTGAAGGCCGCCGACACCCTCCCCGGGGTCACGACCCTCTCCCCCAACTACGGCTTCCCGCAGAGCGGCAAGGTCGGCGACCCCGGCTTCCGCTTCTACGCCGACGCCGCCATGGTCGAGGCGGCGCACGAGCGCGGCCTGAAGGTCGTCCCGTGGACCTGCGACGACCCGGCCACGGTGGAGGCGCTGATGGACGCCGGTGTGGACGGCATCATCACCAACTACCCCGACCGGGTACGGCAGATCATGGCCGACCGGGGTATGCGCCTGCCGAAGGCCTACGAGCCGCGCTGA
- a CDS encoding saccharopine dehydrogenase NADP-binding domain-containing protein yields MTTGDAHGRVLVIGGYGAVGTAVASRLAEFLPGRVVPAGRDEMRARRLGGVRVDVGDPDGFRRVLDKLADVRAVVLCVEPEDASLAEVCLERGIHLVDVGASRDLLDAVADLDDVAAGAGATAVLSVGVAPGLTNLLAQRAHEAVGGAERLDLTVLLGSGERHGTDAVRWTVEGLAEPVTAVPRQVFLPGHGTHRAHPFPFSDQHTLRRTLGVPEATTRLCLDSRPLTAALFSLRRTGLLRGARRAPVRHALTGAFSRVHLGGDAFAVRADAVRADRHAAFALTGREQSRVTGLVAAEVTRELLTGHLPAGVHHIEQLPALSDLPERLARDGVTVSRRARP; encoded by the coding sequence ATGACTACTGGAGACGCGCACGGACGGGTCCTCGTCATCGGCGGCTACGGCGCCGTCGGCACCGCGGTGGCCTCCCGGTTGGCGGAGTTCCTCCCCGGGCGGGTGGTTCCGGCGGGCCGGGACGAGATGCGGGCCCGGCGGCTCGGCGGGGTCCGGGTCGACGTCGGTGATCCGGACGGGTTCCGGCGGGTGCTGGACAAGCTGGCCGATGTGCGTGCGGTGGTGCTCTGCGTAGAGCCCGAGGACGCCTCGCTCGCCGAGGTCTGCCTGGAACGCGGGATCCATCTGGTGGACGTGGGCGCCTCGCGGGACCTCCTCGACGCCGTGGCCGACCTGGACGACGTCGCGGCCGGTGCCGGGGCCACGGCCGTGCTGAGCGTCGGGGTGGCGCCCGGTCTGACGAACCTCCTCGCCCAGCGGGCCCACGAGGCGGTCGGCGGGGCGGAGCGGCTCGATCTGACCGTGCTGCTGGGCTCCGGCGAGCGGCACGGCACCGACGCCGTCCGCTGGACCGTCGAGGGCCTGGCCGAGCCGGTGACCGCCGTACCCCGCCAGGTGTTCCTGCCGGGCCACGGCACGCACCGCGCCCATCCGTTCCCGTTCTCCGACCAGCACACCCTGCGCCGCACGCTCGGCGTCCCGGAGGCGACGACCCGCCTGTGCCTGGACTCCCGCCCCCTGACCGCGGCGCTCTTCTCACTGCGCCGGACGGGACTCCTGCGCGGCGCCCGACGGGCACCGGTGCGGCACGCACTGACCGGCGCCTTCAGCCGCGTCCACCTCGGCGGGGACGCCTTCGCGGTCCGCGCCGACGCCGTGCGAGCCGACCGGCATGCCGCGTTCGCCCTCACCGGCCGGGAGCAGAGCCGGGTGACCGGCTTGGTCGCCGCCGAGGTCACCCGCGAACTGCTGACCGGACACCTACCGGCCGGGGTACACCACATCGAGCAACTCCCCGCACTGTCCGACCTGCCGGAGCGGCTGGCCCGCGACGGTGTGACGGTTTCGCGCCGCGCCCGCCCCTGA